The Leifsonia poae region GATCTCTGCGCCGACGCGTCAGCGCAGCTTGCGCTGCACCGCCTTGCGCGCCTTCTGCGCTTCGCGGGTCGTGTCTTTGCGAGCCTGCTTGACCGTCGGGTCGTTCCAGAACGAGGTGACGGCCCCCTTCATCTGCTCGTAGCGTTCGCGCCCGGCGCGAGCGCCAAGAACGTAGGCCACGCCGGCGATGACGAGGATGACGAGGAATCGGGGTCGCATGAGTTCTCCTACCGCTGTCTGTGGCCGACGATAACCCTCACGACCCGCTCTGTGAACCCCGGCGACCGAACACCCGGTTGAGCAGCAGGTAGAGCGGCGTGGAGAGCAGCATCAGCAGCACCCAGAACATGCCGACGTTCGGGTAGAGCGACGCCAGCACGGTGGCGACCAGCAGCAGCAGCGGCGCGCAGCAGGCCCGCACCAGATCGACCTGCCCCCGCCCCCGCTCGGTGAGGAGGGCCGGGTTGCGCATCAGGAGGTACTCGATGAGCACCATCGCGCCGCTGGTGACGACCATGCTCCCGATGTAGAAGCCGTACACATCCCCTCGCCCGTTCTGAGCATTCGCGAGCAGATTCGCGGCGAACGGTACGGTGACGATGCCGGCCATCCAGAGCAGGTTCGCCCAGAGCAGCCCGGTCGAGTAGCTGTCTACCCACTCGAACACGCGATGGTGCACCATCCAGAACCGGCCGATCACCCAGAACGAGATGACGAAGCCGATCACCTCGCCGCTGTTCGTGCGGAGGAATTCCCACAGCGTCATGTCCGTGATCTTGGACGAGACGTCGACGAGGGGCAGGATCAGGATGGTGATCGCGATGGCGACGGTCGCATCCGAGAAGTTGACGAGTCTGTCCAGCCCGCGCTCTGTTCGGATCTCGGCCATAGGCTCATTCTGCCGCGCTGACGCACATTCCGCTGAGGTCTTCGATATCAGTTGCAATCCCTTATGACGACAGCCGTTATGGGCCGTGATCTTTACAAGAAGCCATCGAATCCGTACAAACTTGTTGGTCTCAAGGGATGCGTGGTGCTAGCGTTCGCGCAGAACATCCGTACACCGCAGTACAGGGAGAGACATGGCTGACGTCGACACCGCGACCTCGAGCCCCACCGGGGCACCGCAAGAACCGCACGAACACAAGCTTCAGGCCGATGGCGTGAGCGCCGCGGGCTCCATCGTGATGGCGGTCGCCGGCAGCGCTCCGGCCTACTCGATCGCCGCGACCACGGCCACCCTCGTCGCCGCTGCCGGACTCGCCAGCCCGGCTGCGCTGCTCTGGTGCGGGCTCCCTATGCTCGGCATCGCCTGGGCCTTCATGTACCTCGGCCGAGCGGATGTGAACGCCGGCGCCGCATACTCCTGGGTCGGTCGGGCGCTGCACCCCATCCTCGGGTTCTTCTCCGGCTGGGCGCTCGTCGTCTCGGCCACGATCTTCATGGTCGCCGGCGCACTTCCCGCCGGCGCGATGACGGTGGCGCTGTTCAGCCCCGAGAACTCCGGCAATGTGGGATTGGTCACCGCGATCGGCGCGGTGTGGTTCCTCGTCATGGCGGCCTGCGTACTATTCGGCGTGCGGATCACCGCCCGGGCACAGTGGATCATGTCGCTCGTGGAGGTGGCCATCCTCTTCGTGTTCGCCATCGTCGCCATCATCAGGGCCTCGACGAGCGCGCACGCCGGCCCGTCGTTCTCGTGGGACTGGCTGTCGTTCGCGCACTTCACCGGCCCCGGGCTTTCGTGGCGGCCGCGCTCGTCGCGGCCTTCTACTACTGGGGCTGGGATGTGGCCTCGAACCTCAACGAGGAGACCAAAGACGGCCACAAGAGCGCCGGGATGGGCGGCATCATCGGCGTGATCATCGTGTTCGTGCTGTTCGAGGTGTTCACCATCGCGACGCTCGTGATGCTCCCGCGAAAACCATCGAGGCCAACGGCGGTAACGTGCTCGGCGTGCTCGGCGAGGTGATCTGGCCGGGTGTCGGCGGGAAGATCCTGATCGTCGCCGTGATGCTCTCCACGATCGCGACGCTCGAGACCACGCTCATCCAGGTGACCCGCACGCTGTTCGCCATGGGACGCGACCACACCATCCCCGCCGCCTTCGGCCACTCGCACCCGAAATGGCGCACCCCCGCGTTCGCGACCCTCGTCGTCGTCGGCGTCTCGCTCGTGCTCTTCATCGGATCGAACTTCCTCGGCAGCATCGGCGAGATCCTCAACAATGCGATCAGTTCGATCGGACTGCAGATCGCGTTCTACTACGCGCTGGCCGGCATCGCCGTGGTGGTGGCGTATCGCAAGATCATCTTCAAGTCGGTGAAGAACTTCATCTTCATCGGCCTGTGGCCCGCCCTCGGCGCGCTGTTCATGGTCTGGATCTTCGTGGTCTCCATCCCGTCACTCGACACGATCGTCGTCGTCATCGGCATCGGTGCTCTGGCGCTCGGGATCGTTCCGATGATCCTGTTCTGGAAGAAGGGCAAGGCGTACTTCAGCCGACGACCGCTGGAACTGCCCGACGAGCTGGACGCGACCGCTCCGGCCGGCGTGGACGACGCGCCGGTGAAGTGACGCCGGGGCCGGTCACGGCTCAGGCAGGTCTTCACCGTCGCCTCGCCGATGACGAGCTCGGCGCCGATGGCCGCGTTCGTGCGCCCGTCGGCGGCGAGCCGGAGCACGTGCGGGATGTCCGGGTCGGTCTCGTACACGACCGGGTGAGGAACGCGGGGAGGTTCCGGCTACAGGCCGAGAGACTTCTTGATGAGGGATTCGGCGTCGTCGGTGGTGGCGGCCGATGTGCTGGCCTCCTGGTTGGCCTCCGTGACCGCCCGGATCACCTCGTCGCGCTGGATGCGGACGCCGCGCGGCGCATCGATGCCGATGCGGATGCCGTCGCCGCGGGCATCCAGGATCGTCACGACGATATCGTCGCCGATGAGGATGCGCTCACCGGGCTTCCTCGTCAATACCAGCATTCCCTCAGCCTATCCCGCCCGGTGCACCGTCGATCCATCGCACCGGGATGCCGAGCCCCCGCACCGTCTCCGGCGTCGCCGTGAGTGCCGCACCGGAGACGACGAGTCCGTCGACCGCCAGCACTGCGTCGACGGCACGCACCCAGCCCGCCGTGTCCTCCGTCTTGCGCGAAGAGTCGACGGCCGCCCACACCTGGTCGGGTTCGATACCGGCCAGGCTTTCGGCGATGTCGGCCACCGCGGCCGCCGCGCCACTGAGGCCGTAGGCCACCACGATCGCCCGTTCCCGGCGCACCCCGTCGGCGCGCGCCCGCAACGCCCCGCGCCGGTCGTCCGCCCGCGGTGCAGCGGCGCGCGAGCTGCCGCCCGGGCGCACCTCCGCGTCGCCGATGTCGGCGGCGAGCTCCCGCGCGGCGGCCAGGGCGTCAGGGCCGAGGCCGACCACAAGGGTGAGGTCGCCGCGCGCCCGCAGCAGGGCGGGTGGTGGCGGGGGAACGCGCAGCGGGGCCGATGTCGGCTGCGGCCCGGTTCGCGGCGGGATTCGTGCAGCGGTTCGCTGTTCCGCGCCGAGCCCGGCACCGATATCCGATTCCGGGGCGCCGACACCCCCAGCGGGCGCCGTGCCGAGAGGCGCTTCGGCCTCCACTTCGCCGACCGTGCGCACCAGATCGTCGAGGATCGACTGGAATGCAAGACTGCTGGTCGAGACGGCGGGGAGCATCGGTTC contains the following coding sequences:
- a CDS encoding TMEM175 family protein, which produces MAEIRTERGLDRLVNFSDATVAIAITILILPLVDVSSKITDMTLWEFLRTNSGEVIGFVISFWVIGRFWMVHHRVFEWVDSYSTGLLWANLLWMAGIVTVPFAANLLANAQNGRGDVYGFYIGSMVVTSGAMVLIEYLLMRNPALLTERGRGQVDLVRACCAPLLLLVATVLASLYPNVGMFWVLLMLLSTPLYLLLNRVFGRRGSQSGS
- a CDS encoding amino acid permease, translated to MADVDTATSSPTGAPQEPHEHKLQADGVSAAGSIVMAVAGSAPAYSIAATTATLVAAAGLASPAALLWCGLPMLGIAWAFMYLGRADVNAGAAYSWVGRALHPILGFFSGWALVVSATIFMVAGALPAGAMTVALFSPENSGNVGLVTAIGAVWFLVMAACVLFGVRITARAQWIMSLVEVAILFVFAIVAIIRASTSAHAGPSFSWDWLSFAHFTGPGLSWRPRSSRPSTTGAGMWPRTSTRRPKTATRAPGWAASSA
- a CDS encoding carbon storage regulator is translated as MLVLTRKPGERILIGDDIVVTILDARGDGIRIGIDAPRGVRIQRDEVIRAVTEANQEASTSAATTDDAESLIKKSLGL